Proteins encoded within one genomic window of Candidatus Brevundimonas colombiensis:
- a CDS encoding twin transmembrane helix small protein, with protein MQIFDLLIVAAIVAVTITLGLGLYSLFRGGDYARTHSNRLMRLRVGLQAVAVLLLVIGMMWKATRGG; from the coding sequence ATGCAGATTTTCGACCTTCTGATCGTCGCCGCCATCGTCGCCGTGACGATCACCTTGGGCCTTGGTCTCTACTCGCTGTTTCGCGGCGGAGATTATGCCCGGACCCATTCCAATCGGCTGATGCGTCTGCGCGTCGGGTTGCAGGCCGTGGCGGTCCTGCTGCTGGTGATCGGGATGATGTGGAAAGCGACGCGGGGCGGCTGA
- a CDS encoding electron transfer flavoprotein subunit beta/FixA family protein translates to MKVLVPVKRVIDYNVKARVKADQSGVDLANVKMSMNPFDEIAVEEAVRLKEGKEHHAAGTATEIVVVSIGVTQAQETIRTALAMGADRGLLIQSDTDLEPLAVAKLLKAVVEEEKPDLVLMGKQSIDGDNNAVGQMLAALLDWPQATFAGKLVIDGGKATVTREVDGGLQTIAADLPAVVTVDLRLNTPRYASLPNIMKAKKKEIAVKAVADYGVDVADRLKVVKVTEPPKRSAGVNVADAAELVSKLKSAGAL, encoded by the coding sequence ATGAAGGTACTCGTCCCCGTCAAACGGGTGATCGACTATAACGTCAAGGCCCGCGTCAAGGCGGATCAGTCGGGCGTCGATCTGGCCAACGTCAAAATGAGCATGAACCCCTTCGACGAGATTGCTGTCGAAGAGGCGGTTCGTCTCAAGGAAGGCAAGGAGCATCACGCCGCCGGAACCGCGACCGAGATCGTGGTCGTCTCCATCGGCGTGACCCAGGCCCAGGAAACCATCCGCACCGCCCTGGCCATGGGCGCGGATCGCGGCCTGCTGATCCAGTCGGATACGGATCTTGAGCCGCTGGCGGTCGCCAAACTGCTGAAGGCGGTGGTCGAGGAAGAAAAGCCCGATCTGGTCCTGATGGGCAAACAGTCCATCGACGGCGACAACAATGCGGTGGGCCAGATGCTGGCCGCCCTGCTGGACTGGCCCCAGGCCACCTTCGCCGGCAAGCTGGTGATCGACGGCGGCAAGGCTACGGTGACGCGCGAAGTCGACGGCGGCCTGCAGACCATCGCCGCCGACCTGCCCGCCGTGGTGACGGTGGACCTGCGTCTGAACACCCCGCGCTATGCGTCGCTGCCCAACATCATGAAGGCCAAGAAGAAGGAGATCGCCGTGAAGGCGGTCGCCGACTACGGCGTCGATGTCGCCGATCGTTTGAAGGTCGTGAAGGTCACCGAACCGCCCAAGCGTTCCGCCGGGGTCAATGTCGCCGACGCCGCCGAACTGGTTTCCAAGCTCAAGTCCGCGGGAGCGCTGTAA
- a CDS encoding electron transfer flavoprotein subunit alpha/FixB family protein: MAVLVIADHDGSTVRDTTNKTVTAALGLSSDVDVLVVGQGAQAAADSAAKIAGVRKVLLAESAGLGHGLAEAVEATVVPLAANYDAILTPASTDGKNFAPRIAAKLDVAPISDIVEVVSPDTFVRPIYAGNALETIQSSDAKKVITVRPTAFAAAAEGGSASVESVAGAEASKTAFVSEEMVKSDRPELGAAKIIVSGGRALGSADEFHAVMEPLADRLGAAIGASRAAVDAGYAPNDYQVGQTGKVVAPQLYIAVGISGAIQHLAGMKDSKTIVAINKDPDAPIFQVADYGLVADYKTAVPELMAALG; this comes from the coding sequence ATGGCTGTCCTCGTCATCGCCGATCACGACGGTTCGACCGTTCGCGACACCACCAACAAGACCGTGACCGCCGCACTCGGCCTGTCGTCCGACGTGGACGTTCTGGTCGTGGGGCAGGGCGCACAGGCCGCCGCCGACAGCGCCGCCAAGATCGCTGGCGTCCGCAAGGTGCTGCTGGCCGAAAGCGCCGGCCTGGGTCATGGCCTGGCCGAAGCGGTCGAGGCGACCGTCGTGCCGCTGGCGGCAAACTATGACGCGATCCTGACCCCGGCCTCGACCGACGGCAAGAATTTCGCGCCGCGCATCGCCGCCAAGCTGGACGTCGCCCCGATCTCCGACATTGTCGAGGTCGTCTCACCCGATACTTTCGTCAGGCCGATCTACGCCGGCAATGCGCTGGAGACGATCCAGTCGTCAGACGCCAAGAAGGTGATCACCGTGCGCCCGACAGCCTTCGCTGCCGCCGCCGAGGGCGGTTCGGCTTCGGTCGAGAGCGTCGCCGGCGCCGAGGCGTCCAAGACCGCCTTCGTCTCCGAGGAAATGGTCAAGTCGGACCGCCCCGAACTGGGCGCCGCCAAGATCATCGTCTCAGGGGGCCGCGCCCTGGGCTCGGCGGACGAGTTCCACGCCGTGATGGAGCCTCTGGCCGATAGGCTGGGGGCCGCCATCGGCGCCTCGCGCGCCGCCGTCGACGCCGGCTATGCGCCGAACGACTATCAGGTCGGCCAGACCGGCAAGGTGGTCGCGCCCCAGCTCTATATCGCCGTGGGCATCTCCGGCGCGATCCAGCACCTGGCGGGGATGAAGGATTCCAAGACCATCGTCGCCATCAACAAGGATCCAGACGCGCCGATCTTCCAGGTCGCCGACTATGGCCTGGTCGCGGACTACAAGACCGCCGTGCCCGAGCTGATGGCCGCCCTGGGCTGA
- a CDS encoding DUF6516 family protein, with product MESLPEHELAFLLDFDGARYLFDEGYWVKIEVRQTDPTPQRPHGLSYSFTLHDPDGQRLLGFDNAHAVPPIGGRYKTKPVAHDHWHRTSKDKGRPYDFRSAFDLVQDFLSEVERILGERGVSAVMVEEHDEADDQDKGPELGGVQE from the coding sequence ATGGAGTCCCTGCCCGAGCACGAACTCGCCTTTCTGCTGGATTTCGACGGCGCCCGTTACCTTTTCGATGAAGGGTATTGGGTGAAGATCGAGGTGCGCCAAACCGATCCGACGCCCCAACGTCCGCACGGCTTGTCGTACAGCTTCACGCTTCACGACCCTGACGGTCAGAGGTTGCTGGGCTTCGACAACGCCCACGCCGTCCCGCCCATCGGCGGCCGGTACAAGACGAAGCCTGTCGCGCACGATCACTGGCATCGCACCAGCAAGGACAAAGGCCGACCTTATGATTTCAGGTCGGCCTTCGATCTCGTCCAGGACTTCCTGTCCGAGGTTGAGCGGATACTGGGGGAACGAGGCGTCTCGGCTGTGATGGTCGAAGAGCATGATGAGGCCGATGACCAAGACAAAGGTCCAGAGCTGGGCGGGGTTCAAGAATGA
- a CDS encoding TonB-dependent receptor, with protein sequence MTISTRARLLAGVSFAFGLTANAAVAQTAVQSSTVQPSELGEIVVTASGFEQRINQAPASISVIPRAEIEEVRAVSIAEILNNVEGVDTGAAVGKSGGQTINIRGMGSDYTLILIDGRRQNTAGSVTPNGFGETATSFLPPVSAIDRVEVVRGPVSTLYGSDAMGGVVNIITRKIGDDWHGSATAHYTLQGDDEFGDIRGGDVYLAGPLVADRVGVSIRASRSEREQSRLTYETVAGVQTPVSGFGRSATANQIWSAGGRVAFNLHPDHDLWIDGDVTRQWYDNSKGQMGTATTAGGYDKFLEFNRDQIAVAHNWRLPFGVLESNYSVAKTETRGRIIPNGVAGAGGGRTLESENRIFDTKLFSQWRNHTFTVGGQHWDAEMTDGVVSGTFNHTQWAIFAEDEWRFTDGLALTLGARHDDHSTFGSHFSPRAYLVWNPNAVWTVKGGVSQGFKTPRLEQLASGINGFGAQGRLPLLGSPGLMPETSTSTEFAVLYDDHQRLRAGITVFHNQFDDKIATGVPIANCLFKLTPEQYAAGGYNTSGCYDVGFYTAYISTVPTFGQSVNIDEAVTKGVEATARFRFDDAWTLQGNYTFTDSEQKSGAAAGQPLTDTPEHMLNANLRWVANDRMNLWLRGEYRSSRYRGAGDAQTALGDYKAYSLFHLGGAYRVDDNLTVNAVVYNVFDKDFVSLLPYGTPVAYAPEFANNQEPRRLWVSVTAAF encoded by the coding sequence ATGACGATTTCGACCCGCGCACGCCTGCTGGCCGGCGTTTCCTTCGCCTTCGGCCTGACCGCGAACGCCGCCGTGGCGCAGACCGCCGTTCAGTCCTCGACCGTCCAGCCTTCGGAACTCGGCGAGATCGTCGTCACCGCCTCGGGCTTCGAACAACGGATCAATCAGGCCCCCGCCTCGATCAGCGTCATCCCCCGTGCGGAGATCGAGGAGGTGCGGGCCGTCTCCATCGCCGAAATCCTGAACAATGTCGAAGGCGTGGACACCGGCGCCGCCGTCGGCAAGTCTGGTGGTCAGACCATCAATATTCGCGGCATGGGATCGGACTACACCCTGATCCTGATCGACGGCCGCCGCCAGAACACGGCCGGCAGCGTCACGCCCAACGGATTCGGTGAAACCGCCACCAGCTTCCTGCCCCCGGTCTCGGCCATCGACAGGGTCGAGGTGGTGCGCGGCCCCGTCTCCACCCTGTATGGGTCCGACGCCATGGGCGGGGTGGTCAACATCATCACGCGCAAGATCGGCGATGACTGGCACGGGTCGGCGACGGCCCATTATACGCTGCAGGGAGATGATGAGTTCGGCGATATTCGCGGCGGCGACGTCTATCTGGCCGGGCCGCTGGTGGCGGACCGTGTCGGCGTCTCGATCCGGGCGTCGCGCTCGGAGCGGGAACAGTCCAGACTGACCTATGAGACGGTCGCCGGGGTCCAGACCCCGGTGTCGGGCTTCGGCCGCAGCGCCACCGCCAACCAGATCTGGTCGGCCGGCGGCCGGGTCGCCTTCAACCTGCATCCCGACCATGATCTGTGGATCGACGGCGACGTGACGCGCCAGTGGTACGACAATTCGAAGGGCCAGATGGGCACGGCCACCACCGCAGGCGGCTATGACAAGTTCCTTGAGTTCAATCGCGATCAGATCGCGGTGGCCCACAACTGGCGCCTGCCCTTCGGCGTGCTGGAATCCAACTATTCGGTCGCCAAGACCGAGACCCGGGGTCGGATCATTCCCAACGGCGTCGCCGGCGCCGGCGGCGGCCGCACGCTTGAGAGCGAAAACCGTATCTTCGACACCAAACTGTTCTCCCAGTGGCGCAACCATACCTTCACCGTCGGCGGCCAGCATTGGGACGCCGAAATGACCGACGGCGTGGTGTCCGGCACATTCAATCACACCCAGTGGGCCATCTTCGCCGAGGACGAATGGCGCTTCACCGACGGCCTGGCCCTGACGCTGGGCGCGCGTCATGACGACCATTCGACCTTCGGCTCTCACTTCAGCCCGCGCGCCTATCTGGTGTGGAACCCCAACGCCGTCTGGACCGTGAAAGGCGGCGTCAGCCAAGGCTTCAAGACGCCGCGCCTGGAACAGCTGGCCTCGGGCATCAACGGCTTCGGCGCTCAGGGCCGCCTGCCGCTCCTGGGCAGTCCCGGCCTGATGCCGGAAACCTCGACCTCGACCGAGTTCGCGGTGCTGTACGATGACCACCAGCGCCTGCGCGCCGGGATCACGGTCTTCCACAACCAGTTCGACGACAAGATCGCCACCGGCGTCCCGATCGCCAACTGCCTGTTCAAACTGACGCCTGAACAATATGCCGCCGGCGGGTACAACACATCCGGCTGCTACGACGTGGGCTTCTACACCGCCTATATCTCAACGGTTCCCACCTTTGGCCAGAGCGTGAACATCGACGAGGCGGTGACGAAGGGGGTCGAGGCCACGGCCCGCTTCCGTTTCGACGACGCCTGGACGCTTCAAGGCAACTACACCTTCACCGACAGCGAACAGAAGTCGGGCGCGGCGGCCGGCCAGCCCCTGACCGATACGCCCGAGCACATGCTGAACGCCAATCTGCGCTGGGTCGCCAACGACCGGATGAACCTGTGGCTGCGCGGCGAATATCGGTCGTCGCGTTACCGGGGCGCAGGCGACGCCCAGACCGCACTCGGCGACTACAAGGCCTACAGCCTGTTCCATCTGGGCGGCGCCTATCGGGTCGATGACAATCTGACCGTCAATGCGGTCGTCTATAATGTCTTCGACAAGGACTTCGTCAGCCTCCTGCCCTACGGAACCCCCGTGGCCTATGCGCCGGAGTTCGCCAACAATCAGGAGCCGCGCCGCCTGTGGGTTTCGGTCACGGCCGCCTTCTGA
- a CDS encoding DUF167 domain-containing protein, with amino-acid sequence MAILAVKLQPGAAMERIDGWDVDASGRRVLKVRVRARPIDGEANDALIRFLAKSLDLPKSAVALTRGGQSRLKMIAFEGVDEDALLLRIAGRLSGA; translated from the coding sequence ATGGCGATCCTGGCCGTAAAGCTGCAGCCCGGCGCCGCGATGGAGCGAATCGACGGCTGGGATGTGGATGCATCCGGTCGAAGGGTTCTGAAGGTGCGCGTTCGCGCGCGTCCTATCGATGGGGAGGCCAATGACGCCCTGATCCGGTTTCTGGCCAAAAGCCTGGATCTGCCGAAATCCGCTGTCGCCCTCACAAGAGGTGGTCAGTCCCGGCTTAAGATGATCGCTTTCGAGGGTGTGGACGAGGACGCGCTCCTCCTCCGAATTGCGGGGCGGCTTAGCGGCGCGTGA
- a CDS encoding cob(I)yrinic acid a,c-diamide adenosyltransferase produces the protein MVTLNKIYTRTGDGGQTRLASGAPVSKTDARVEAYGAVDELNAVIGIARLNSGQNDRIDAMLGRIQNELFDLGADLATPLDPPPAWEALRIIDSQVERLEQEIDWMNESLKALDSFILPGGAPLSAHLHMARTVCRRAEREAVRLVEAGEAVNGAAVRYLNRLSDHLFVAARRANANGAGDVKWKPGATR, from the coding sequence ATGGTGACGCTGAACAAAATCTACACCCGGACCGGCGACGGCGGTCAGACGCGGCTGGCTTCCGGCGCGCCCGTCTCCAAGACCGACGCCCGGGTCGAGGCCTATGGGGCGGTGGACGAACTGAACGCCGTGATCGGCATAGCCCGCCTGAACAGCGGCCAGAACGACCGGATCGACGCCATGCTGGGCCGTATCCAGAACGAACTGTTCGACCTGGGCGCCGACCTGGCCACGCCGCTCGACCCGCCCCCCGCGTGGGAGGCGCTGCGGATCATCGACAGCCAGGTCGAGCGGCTGGAACAGGAAATCGACTGGATGAACGAGAGCCTGAAGGCGCTCGACAGTTTCATTCTGCCGGGCGGCGCGCCCCTGTCGGCGCATCTGCACATGGCCCGCACCGTCTGTCGTCGGGCAGAACGCGAGGCGGTGCGCCTTGTCGAGGCCGGGGAGGCGGTCAACGGCGCGGCCGTGCGGTATCTGAACCGGCTGTCGGACCATCTGTTCGTCGCCGCCCGCCGCGCCAACGCCAATGGCGCCGGCGACGTCAAATGGAAACCAGGCGCGACCCGCTAA
- a CDS encoding helix-turn-helix transcriptional regulator — MNDMTSHNFILSPQQIRAARALLAWSQSELAGQARVATSTVADFERSARNPVANNIQAIREAFEREGLEFVADGVVSRTKFTPPPPPRPGHLVRWVNATHLSQWGERRAGQSGMPEVLSRLIYASVGPAAVLRFPSDESVQYPGWDGVCDSRFGTRFVPEGASVWEIGAQRAGVRGKADEDFEKRSAGPLGRTPSETTFVFVTPQRFVGKDEWVAQKKALGIWRDVVALDADDLVHWLETYPAVARWLAAQIGRRPAGLRGLEDAWEEWSKTTQLPLTTDILLTDRDEEQTAVLRWLQREPEEFSLQAEAPEEAISFLYASLSPLPEAYRLAHLGRCVVADTLETARELVGLGTPLIIVMAEPDAGVAQRLISDGHHVFSAYGPNASAVARSLPRPWRFNLEQALRSAGFDDEQAHLYAHNSGRSLTVLRRILPAAPQFRTPWSSPAVPELIAAMLAGAWSDKSKRDREILSDLAGKPYDDVVIALAPLAELGGPLIHVGDVWKVASLRDLYAQIGMQVTSAQFVRFETAFQSVLGAINRRYDQKPKSPYFEEEGEFGEECSPALRRGLTEALIAFAVYPDVAKLLTDAQPRISSIVRRLLDKASPALWWSLSRDFQNIAEAAPDAFLAALETALEEDDPALNSLFRSDEGFMHPTEYLSNLLWALEMLARSPDWVTRSALVLARLDELDPGGKMGNRPGASLRRIFLSWSPQTYATPEQRLKVIDRIIATYPVAGWKLLNKLAPRSHDSSGMGARPNWRDFSSDRPEPLTWQAIGAAVEAVGDRLLTQVGEDPQRWADLIDHWAQFKPAWRAQASAQLAAYAQNLSGADVEALRTKVRKLVQRHRDYRDAEWAMPESDLQPLDDIAQRLEPDDVAERVRWLFQPGAQSLRPRIGWREQQELLEADQTAAAQELMAQMSPEALFGFAETVQFHFALGLAIARTPTPLEVRLELMQRAIQSETSAVSDTGAGVLAGLKPDGVEGEAWTQALWKRAIQEGWGHAAETRIVQQLDPTPANWVALDERSKPLADFYWKTLNTYRLPDDVDPNTVVDRLISVGRSREAVAWLGNNIERNPESALLIRALRAAISSDEELDGNDATMFSYYLGLVLGRLDEDPAIEERELVQLEWIYFQALKHSERPPKTLHKALSNDPDFFVDLLRMVYLPAKDSGVEEPKSDNPEQVEQLATQAWDVLHEWSRVPGSTDDGVIDGAALDAWVKAARKRLKELGRGDIGDSKIGEILSAARRTADEPWPPEPVREVIETARSRHLESGFEIGVYNRRGVTVRMPHDGGDQERSLAASYRKDAEALRFDWPRTSACLERIATTYEYDANREDLSAQQRDWL; from the coding sequence ATGAATGATATGACGTCGCATAATTTTATCCTTTCTCCTCAGCAAATTCGAGCTGCTCGCGCCTTGCTTGCATGGTCGCAGTCGGAGCTGGCGGGCCAAGCTCGCGTGGCCACTTCGACCGTCGCCGACTTCGAACGCTCCGCCCGAAATCCCGTCGCTAATAACATTCAGGCCATTCGCGAAGCCTTCGAGCGCGAGGGCCTTGAGTTCGTAGCCGACGGCGTCGTGTCTCGCACCAAGTTCACGCCGCCGCCTCCACCCCGCCCCGGCCATCTGGTCCGCTGGGTGAATGCGACGCACCTGTCGCAGTGGGGCGAACGCCGCGCCGGCCAGAGCGGTATGCCGGAGGTGCTGAGCCGCCTCATCTACGCCTCGGTCGGACCGGCAGCCGTCCTGCGTTTCCCCTCCGACGAAAGTGTTCAGTATCCGGGGTGGGACGGCGTGTGCGACTCCCGGTTTGGCACTCGCTTTGTCCCGGAAGGCGCGTCGGTCTGGGAAATCGGCGCGCAGCGCGCCGGCGTCCGCGGGAAGGCGGACGAAGATTTTGAAAAGCGCTCGGCTGGCCCGCTCGGCCGCACCCCCTCCGAAACCACCTTTGTTTTCGTCACGCCGCAGCGATTCGTCGGCAAGGATGAATGGGTCGCACAGAAAAAAGCGCTCGGCATCTGGCGCGACGTCGTGGCGTTGGACGCCGACGACCTCGTGCACTGGCTCGAAACCTATCCCGCTGTGGCCCGATGGCTTGCGGCCCAGATCGGTCGCCGCCCGGCTGGTCTGCGCGGCCTGGAAGACGCTTGGGAAGAGTGGTCGAAGACGACTCAGCTTCCGTTGACCACTGATATTCTGCTCACCGATCGGGACGAGGAGCAGACCGCCGTTTTGCGGTGGCTTCAGCGTGAGCCGGAAGAATTCTCGCTCCAGGCCGAGGCACCCGAGGAAGCGATCTCCTTCCTGTATGCGTCGCTGAGCCCGTTGCCGGAAGCCTATCGTCTGGCCCACCTTGGCCGTTGCGTTGTTGCAGACACTCTCGAAACCGCTCGCGAGCTCGTGGGCCTGGGCACGCCGCTGATCATCGTTATGGCCGAACCTGACGCAGGCGTCGCCCAGCGTCTGATCTCGGACGGACACCACGTCTTCAGCGCCTACGGCCCCAATGCGTCGGCCGTCGCTCGGAGCCTCCCTCGGCCTTGGCGCTTCAACTTGGAACAGGCGCTGCGATCAGCAGGGTTCGACGACGAACAGGCCCATCTCTACGCCCACAACTCCGGCCGAAGCCTCACAGTGCTTCGGCGGATACTGCCCGCCGCGCCCCAGTTCCGGACCCCATGGTCTTCTCCAGCCGTGCCCGAGCTCATCGCCGCCATGCTGGCGGGGGCGTGGTCGGACAAGTCGAAACGGGATCGTGAGATCCTGAGCGACCTGGCCGGCAAGCCTTACGATGACGTGGTCATCGCGCTTGCACCGCTGGCGGAGCTGGGCGGCCCCCTGATCCACGTCGGGGACGTTTGGAAGGTTGCGTCTCTGCGCGACCTCTACGCCCAGATCGGCATGCAGGTGACGTCGGCCCAGTTTGTGCGGTTTGAGACCGCCTTCCAGAGCGTCTTGGGTGCCATCAATCGGCGGTACGACCAGAAGCCGAAAAGCCCTTACTTCGAGGAGGAGGGAGAGTTCGGAGAAGAGTGCTCGCCCGCACTCCGGCGGGGTCTCACCGAAGCCCTGATCGCCTTTGCGGTCTACCCGGATGTCGCCAAGCTGTTGACCGATGCGCAGCCGAGGATCTCCAGCATCGTCCGGCGCCTTCTCGATAAAGCATCACCGGCGCTGTGGTGGTCGCTGTCCCGGGATTTCCAGAACATCGCCGAGGCCGCGCCCGACGCCTTCCTAGCCGCCCTGGAGACGGCGCTGGAGGAGGATGACCCGGCCCTGAACTCGCTGTTCCGCAGCGACGAAGGGTTCATGCACCCAACGGAATATCTGTCGAATCTGCTCTGGGCGTTGGAAATGCTCGCGCGCAGTCCCGACTGGGTGACGCGCTCCGCTCTGGTTCTGGCTCGTCTCGACGAACTCGATCCAGGCGGAAAAATGGGGAACCGCCCTGGCGCTTCCCTGCGCCGGATCTTCCTGAGCTGGTCGCCGCAGACCTATGCGACGCCGGAACAGCGATTGAAGGTGATCGACCGCATCATCGCGACCTATCCCGTCGCCGGCTGGAAACTGCTCAACAAGCTGGCGCCTCGGAGCCATGACAGTTCCGGCATGGGCGCCCGGCCCAACTGGCGCGACTTTTCCAGCGATCGGCCGGAACCCCTGACGTGGCAAGCCATCGGTGCGGCTGTGGAGGCGGTGGGCGATCGACTGCTGACCCAGGTTGGTGAAGACCCGCAGCGCTGGGCGGACTTGATCGACCACTGGGCGCAGTTCAAGCCCGCTTGGCGAGCCCAAGCCTCAGCGCAGTTGGCGGCCTACGCTCAAAATCTGTCCGGTGCGGACGTAGAGGCGCTGCGCACAAAGGTGCGGAAGCTGGTCCAGCGACACAGAGACTACAGGGACGCCGAATGGGCCATGCCCGAAAGCGATCTTCAGCCGCTGGATGACATCGCCCAGCGGCTGGAGCCCGACGATGTGGCGGAACGCGTGCGTTGGTTGTTCCAGCCCGGCGCACAGTCGCTGCGCCCCCGTATCGGCTGGCGCGAACAACAGGAGTTGCTGGAAGCGGATCAGACTGCGGCAGCGCAGGAACTGATGGCGCAGATGTCGCCGGAGGCGCTGTTTGGCTTCGCTGAGACGGTGCAGTTCCACTTCGCCCTCGGCTTGGCCATTGCCCGCACCCCGACACCGCTCGAGGTCAGACTGGAGCTGATGCAGCGCGCCATCCAGTCCGAAACCTCGGCCGTCTCGGATACCGGCGCTGGCGTCCTCGCCGGCCTCAAGCCCGATGGCGTGGAAGGCGAAGCTTGGACGCAGGCGCTCTGGAAACGGGCGATCCAAGAGGGCTGGGGCCATGCGGCGGAGACGCGCATCGTGCAGCAACTCGATCCAACGCCCGCCAACTGGGTAGCCCTCGACGAGCGGTCCAAGCCCTTGGCCGACTTCTACTGGAAGACGCTCAACACCTATCGACTTCCCGATGATGTCGATCCGAACACCGTGGTCGATCGGCTGATTTCGGTGGGTCGATCTCGGGAAGCCGTCGCCTGGCTCGGCAACAACATCGAACGCAATCCGGAAAGCGCACTGCTAATCCGAGCGCTGCGTGCGGCGATCTCGTCTGATGAAGAGTTGGACGGCAATGACGCCACGATGTTCAGCTACTACCTTGGGCTGGTCCTTGGGCGCCTGGACGAAGATCCGGCGATCGAGGAACGCGAACTCGTGCAACTGGAATGGATCTATTTCCAGGCGCTGAAACATTCCGAGCGGCCGCCGAAGACACTGCACAAGGCGCTGTCGAACGATCCGGACTTCTTCGTCGACCTTCTCCGGATGGTCTATCTGCCCGCCAAGGACAGCGGCGTGGAAGAGCCCAAATCCGACAATCCCGAGCAGGTCGAGCAGTTGGCCACCCAAGCCTGGGATGTCCTGCATGAGTGGAGCCGGGTGCCGGGATCAACCGATGACGGCGTCATCGACGGGGCAGCGCTCGACGCCTGGGTCAAGGCGGCGCGCAAGCGGCTTAAGGAGCTCGGACGCGGTGATATCGGCGACAGCAAGATCGGGGAAATCCTGTCGGCCGCGAGACGGACAGCCGACGAGCCTTGGCCGCCTGAACCCGTGCGCGAGGTTATCGAGACCGCTCGCAGTCGGCATCTGGAATCCGGCTTTGAGATCGGGGTCTACAATCGACGCGGCGTGACGGTCCGAATGCCGCATGACGGAGGCGATCAGGAGCGTTCTCTTGCGGCCAGCTATCGCAAGGACGCCGAAGCGCTCCGCTTTGACTGGCCGCGAACCTCGGCGTGCCTTGAGCGCATAGCGACGACCTACGAGTACGACGCGAACCGCGAAGACCTCAGCGCTCAGCAAAGGGACTGGCTATGA